A single window of Acidobacteriota bacterium DNA harbors:
- the pyk gene encoding pyruvate kinase, with product MIRRAKIVATVGPASQRPEDLRAIVLAGAEVLRLNLSHGSHDWHRETIATIRAVAEEEQRHLAILLDLMGPRYRLANLPKRRCLEAGERVRLGLSADADLPLGEAEVLAALSPGQRLLIDQGLVDLVIEETSADEAVARVLTGGEVSSRKGINLPDSDLGFAITTKDHQDIAFAVEQGVDYLAASYVGRAADLTALEDRIAAAGGSIPLVAKLERKQAVEHLEEIVEAATAVMVARGDLGVEVPIHQVPVLQKKIVRACRERATPVIVATQMLESMMAQPRPTRAEATDIANAIFDGADALMLSGETAAGKYPRAAVEVMARTIVEAEDYRRQVLHDRINLRRSPARSSSESGVPRLSEDIAQDIPDMVCGAAVYTAGELAAELMVAFTQTGFTGLLISRYRPSTRCVVFTNSLTVARQLNLVWGVEPHFLPDRLEHHDEVIQLVDRELLTRRLATPGTTIVALMADPIRERARTNLMRVHQVRTAEQWRAAEQGPPRRGQP from the coding sequence ATGATCCGCCGCGCCAAGATCGTCGCCACCGTCGGCCCCGCCAGCCAACGACCGGAAGATCTGCGAGCCATCGTGCTCGCCGGTGCCGAGGTCCTGCGCCTCAACCTCTCCCACGGCTCCCACGACTGGCACCGCGAGACCATCGCCACCATTCGCGCCGTGGCGGAAGAAGAGCAGCGCCACCTGGCGATTCTTCTCGATCTGATGGGACCGCGCTACCGGCTGGCCAATCTGCCGAAAAGGCGCTGCCTCGAAGCCGGCGAGCGGGTGCGTCTGGGGCTCTCCGCGGACGCCGACCTGCCGCTTGGGGAAGCGGAGGTCCTCGCCGCCCTGTCGCCCGGTCAACGGTTGCTGATCGACCAGGGCCTGGTCGACTTGGTGATCGAAGAAACCTCCGCCGACGAGGCCGTCGCCCGAGTGCTCACCGGCGGCGAGGTCTCGAGTCGCAAGGGCATCAACCTGCCGGACAGCGACCTCGGCTTCGCGATCACCACCAAGGACCACCAGGACATCGCCTTCGCCGTCGAGCAGGGGGTCGACTATCTGGCCGCCAGCTATGTCGGCCGAGCCGCCGATCTCACCGCCCTCGAGGATCGCATCGCCGCCGCCGGCGGCAGCATTCCGCTGGTCGCCAAGCTCGAGCGCAAGCAGGCCGTCGAGCACCTCGAAGAGATCGTCGAAGCCGCCACCGCGGTGATGGTGGCACGCGGTGACCTCGGCGTCGAGGTGCCGATCCATCAGGTGCCGGTGCTGCAGAAGAAGATCGTGCGGGCCTGCCGCGAGCGCGCCACGCCGGTGATCGTCGCCACCCAGATGCTCGAGTCGATGATGGCCCAGCCGCGGCCGACGCGCGCCGAAGCCACCGACATCGCCAACGCCATTTTCGACGGCGCCGACGCCCTCATGCTGTCCGGCGAAACGGCCGCCGGTAAGTATCCCCGTGCCGCCGTCGAAGTGATGGCGCGCACCATCGTCGAAGCCGAGGACTACCGCCGTCAGGTGCTCCACGACCGGATCAATCTGCGCCGCAGCCCGGCCCGATCGTCGTCCGAGTCGGGGGTTCCCCGCCTCTCCGAAGACATCGCCCAGGACATTCCGGACATGGTGTGTGGTGCCGCCGTCTACACCGCCGGCGAGCTCGCTGCGGAGCTCATGGTGGCCTTCACGCAGACCGGCTTCACTGGCCTGTTGATCTCGCGCTATCGGCCGTCGACCCGCTGCGTGGTGTTCACCAACAGCCTGACCGTCGCCCGCCAGCTCAACCTGGTGTGGGGGGTCGAGCCCCACTTCCTGCCGGATCGCCTGGAGCACCACGACGAGGTCATTCAGCTCGTCGACCGCGAGCTCCTGACCCGCCGCCTGGCTACTCCCGGCACCACCATCGTCGCCCTGATGGCGGACCCCATCCGGGAGCGGGCTCGCACCAACCTGATGCGGGTCCACCAGGTGCGCACCGCGGAGCAGTGGCGCGCCGCGGAGCAAGGACCACCGCGGCGGGGCCAGCCGTGA
- a CDS encoding alpha/beta fold hydrolase, whose protein sequence is MSFAAPPPLPPFLETELPFERGTYRLEEGAWAGRRLHFIDHGPRDAPAVLMLHGNPTWSFLWRRVIAALPEYRCLAPDLIGLGLSDKPRRLAEHRVEAHGEALEEWLGALGITSAALMVQDWGGPIGTYLGATHLAATGSERFTALVIANTSVLLPERPRGTAFHRFARFPGISDLVFRGFGFPQNILHRIQGDPASIRGPVARAYRWPLRRWRDRAAPLALARMVPSAPDHPSVPALRRGETWARAFGGPIALVWGTRDPILGRALKWHERAFPQAAVTRTEAGHFLQEEVPEELAEALRRGT, encoded by the coding sequence GTGAGCTTCGCGGCACCGCCTCCCCTACCCCCCTTCCTGGAAACGGAGCTGCCCTTCGAGCGCGGCACCTATCGCCTCGAGGAAGGGGCCTGGGCCGGCCGCCGGCTACACTTCATCGACCACGGTCCGCGGGACGCTCCGGCGGTCCTGATGCTCCACGGCAATCCCACCTGGAGCTTCCTCTGGCGTCGCGTGATCGCCGCCTTGCCGGAATATCGCTGCCTGGCGCCGGACCTCATCGGCCTCGGCCTGTCGGACAAGCCACGGCGCCTCGCCGAGCACCGGGTCGAAGCCCACGGCGAAGCCCTCGAGGAGTGGCTCGGCGCCCTCGGCATCACCTCCGCGGCGTTGATGGTCCAGGACTGGGGCGGCCCCATCGGCACCTACCTCGGCGCCACGCACCTCGCCGCCACCGGCAGCGAGCGCTTCACCGCGCTGGTGATCGCCAATACCTCGGTACTGCTGCCGGAGCGGCCTCGGGGTACCGCCTTCCACCGCTTCGCGCGCTTCCCCGGCATCAGTGACCTGGTCTTCCGGGGATTCGGCTTTCCGCAGAACATCCTGCACCGCATCCAGGGCGATCCGGCCTCGATTCGCGGCCCGGTGGCACGCGCCTATCGCTGGCCCCTGCGCCGCTGGCGAGACCGCGCCGCCCCTCTCGCCCTGGCCCGCATGGTGCCGTCGGCGCCGGACCACCCCAGCGTTCCGGCACTGCGCCGCGGCGAGACCTGGGCGCGAGCCTTCGGCGGCCCCATCGCCCTCGTCTGGGGCACCCGGGATCCGATCCTCGGGCGCGCCTTGAAGTGGCACGAGCGGGCGTTTCCGCAGGCCGCGGTGACCCGCACCGAAGCCGGGCACTTCTTGCAGGAAGAGGTTCCGGAGGAGCTCGCCGAGGCGCTGCGGCGAGGGACCTGA
- the ffh gene encoding signal recognition particle protein, translated as MFDGLQGKLQDVFRQLKGEGKITEEALKSALRQIRLALLEADVHIRVVRPFIDRVRERALGQEVLQSLTPAQQVVKIVRDELVGLLGEEGRELDLQKRPAVVLMCGLQGSGKTTTSGKLAKRMKGKGRHPLLVAGDLQRAAAVEQLVQVGAGVGVPVCQPDAGMSVLALADKATREARERGHDLIIFDTAGRLHVDASLMEELKALAGKLQPDEILFVADSMTGQDAVRSAEQFAADMPLSGVILTKLDGDSRGGAALSIRTVAKVPIRFVGVGEKAEDLDLFHPERMAGRMIGMGDVLTLIERAEQGIDQDEAQRLATRLANQEFTLEDLRDQLRQIRRMGPLAQLMELLPKAGPFKGLDASQVDEGQIKRVEALINSMTPQERRRPQVLNASRKRRVARGSGTSVQDLNRLLKQYKMMRKMFKGARGKWLRKAMGGGGKLPDMPGGMGGMFPG; from the coding sequence ATGTTCGACGGTCTGCAAGGCAAGCTCCAAGACGTTTTTCGCCAGCTCAAGGGCGAGGGAAAGATCACCGAAGAGGCGCTCAAGTCGGCCTTGCGGCAGATCCGACTGGCGCTGCTCGAAGCGGATGTTCATATCCGGGTGGTGAGGCCGTTTATCGATCGCGTTCGGGAACGGGCTCTCGGCCAGGAAGTCCTGCAGAGTCTGACGCCTGCCCAGCAGGTCGTCAAGATCGTGCGCGACGAGCTCGTCGGACTGCTCGGCGAAGAGGGTCGCGAGCTCGACCTGCAGAAGCGGCCGGCGGTGGTGCTGATGTGCGGTTTGCAGGGCTCCGGCAAAACCACCACCTCGGGAAAGCTCGCCAAGCGCATGAAGGGCAAGGGCCGCCATCCCCTGCTGGTCGCCGGTGACCTGCAGCGCGCCGCGGCGGTCGAGCAGCTCGTCCAGGTGGGCGCCGGAGTCGGCGTGCCGGTGTGTCAGCCGGATGCCGGAATGTCGGTGCTGGCGCTGGCCGACAAGGCCACTCGCGAGGCGCGCGAGCGCGGCCACGACCTGATCATCTTCGATACCGCCGGCCGGCTGCACGTCGACGCTTCGCTGATGGAGGAGCTCAAGGCCCTGGCCGGCAAGCTGCAGCCGGACGAGATCCTGTTCGTGGCCGATTCGATGACCGGCCAGGACGCGGTGCGCAGCGCCGAGCAGTTCGCCGCCGACATGCCCCTGAGCGGCGTCATCCTGACCAAGCTCGATGGCGACTCGCGGGGCGGTGCGGCGCTTTCCATCCGCACCGTCGCCAAGGTGCCGATCCGCTTCGTCGGTGTCGGCGAGAAGGCCGAGGACCTCGACCTCTTCCACCCCGAGCGCATGGCCGGGCGGATGATCGGCATGGGCGACGTCCTCACCCTGATCGAGCGCGCCGAGCAGGGCATCGATCAGGACGAGGCGCAGCGCCTCGCCACCCGGCTGGCGAACCAGGAGTTCACCCTCGAGGACCTGCGCGACCAGCTGCGCCAGATCCGTCGCATGGGGCCGCTGGCCCAGCTCATGGAGCTGCTGCCCAAGGCCGGGCCCTTCAAAGGGCTCGACGCTAGCCAGGTGGACGAGGGCCAGATCAAGCGGGTCGAAGCCCTGATCAACTCGATGACGCCGCAGGAGCGGCGCCGGCCCCAGGTGCTCAATGCCAGCCGCAAACGCCGCGTCGCCCGCGGCTCCGGCACCAGCGTGCAGGACCTCAACCGCCTGCTCAAGCAGTACAAGATGATGCGCAAGATGTTCAAAGGGGCGCGCGGCAAATGGCTGCGCAAGGCGATGGGTGGCGGTGGCAAGCTGCCCGACATGCCGGGCGGCATGGGAGGCATGTTCCCCGGGTAG